The sequence atagaaAAGACCATACCATAGTGCTAACTATAGTATACTATTGGTAGTTGATTAAGAAAGTTGATTCTTTTTGTTCTACGTGTCCCAGATTTAATCTGTAATATTGGAAGGGTGCTGTGACCTTTAGGCTTAATCTGTAATATTGGAAGGGTGCTGTGACCTGGGAAACCTGGGTCAAAACTTGGCAGCGCTATCTAGTCTGAATCAGGCTAGGTAGTTTCTACCCCCTCCCCCCGTTTCCGTAAACATCCCCACCTCTTTCTCTCGCATACTATTCTGAACACTGTTGAATTTCCGTTGATGAAATGGAAATGGGGTACTGCCTCGCGTCGAAAAtaaacaataagacataatttacgataatgaacaggatgatgtatggtaaaaaaatagtataacctttaagtaagaatacaacgacatgcaaatttttaaattttcaatactagccgcgcaaatgcacgggctatacgcctagttctgCTGGGATCATGATTCTTGCATGTgggcacacaaaaaaaaaattatatagaaAAGACCATACCATAGTGCTAACTACAGTATACTATGGGTAGTTGATTAAGAAAGTTGATTCTTTTTGTTCTACGTGTCCCAGATTTAAGCAATGGTAATTACATAATCATTAATTTCCAACTAGCTAGCATGTTAATTATTAGATGTGTTTTCCATTTTGCtgatcaaaacaaaatttctgaTAGAACTTTAATTTTAGCACATATATGAAGACTGTGCCTTTTAATTTGGGCGTTATCATATACATTACTACAAAGAAAAGATCAAATGGAGTTAATTGTGTTCTATATTATTGCTCCTATTGCATATGATGATATCTTTTTCTTAGTACTCGGAAACCATTCTTAATGAAGGTATATCAGGCGCtgactctaaaaaaataaattaacagACCTAAAATTACATGATGCTATATAAAAATTATGTGGACAAATTTCACCCAAATAATTTCATATCAAGCTGGACCCACATGTACTGATGTACCTGCAACGCAATGATATGTCTCATTTCTGAGAGTCCGGCTGAAGAGAGATGAATGTGAAATTCACTCGATGGCAGAAAGAGAATATATGCATACATATTCTATTCTTGCCTGGTTCAGACAAACCGCTCCAGTGTTGTACAGGAGAGAAAATGGGGCCTGAAGAGAATCGAAGCTGGCAGTTGTTTTTATTATTCAGTACTTGCTGagcatatatataattattgGAATTCACTTGGCCCATCCATCTATTTTTTCAGGACAATAGTCTTTTCATCTAAATTTATTGAGCTAATGATGGGGTTTGATCTGAGATCCAACTCGATCGATATTCAGATAAGTATATTATTACTAGGCCTCTAAGCCGCCGTTCACCGTAACAAAATCTTAGTACGGCACCCGGACTGCATCTCTATGGTAATCAATGGATCACTTTATTAATTCTATCATCCAATCCTCTGAGGATCAGATCGATCTTTAATTTTAGTGCACGCTACTGTGTAATTTTGGACACTACTTGAACTTTTCCACTGTGTGAATCAACTACTCCCATCGACAAGATACCTTGTCGACACATATGCACCCTCTATACTTGTTGCGCATTCTTTCAATtccttcttctctctttttttctttactGAAACGACATATAGCTAGATCGATCGTCCATATAACCTACCGCTGGTTGGTTGGTCATTTGGTCTACCTTTTATCATATCGATCGACCTTGAAAGGACTCATTAGTATTGCAACCATACAAATGTCGATCAGTCGAGAGCGAGATGGAaacttgacttgatcattgcaAACTGGCCAGTAATCGTCATCGCTCTACCGACTGATCGCTCGATCAAAAAGAGGCGCAACCTAATCTAATTAATTTCGCTTGCTACCCACTCCTTATATTTGTAGAGCAACATCATACACAAGATATTACACACATGTTATGAGCTCATCATTTTGGTCTCAGCTGGCTGTTGGCCTccagcacatatatatagtgcGTACTGAGCTATGGAAAAGACTTGATTTCAGTTGGTTATGATCACTATATATCCATGGTGTCTCTACATGGCGGAGCAACAGATGATGAGGACCCACTAGTATAGGTAGAGACCAAAGACCTAAGCTGATAAGACCGCCTGCTGCTAGCTTAACCAACAAAAGTGGCTACTAGGAATGCTGGTTGCTGCGCTTGGATACATACATGTAGGATCAGAGGTAGTAGGAGAAGTGCATGCAACTGCTGGAACAGTCGGAGTGGAGGCCCATGCATGTTTTTGCTATATAGCTACCATACGACCTTGTCATATGGTTTATTTGCTGTCACGTCACGGCAGCATGTAAATGTATTATGAGCACATTAAGAAActaatatactccctccttccctgtttataaggcatacacgtatatcaagattcaaactttgtcatctttgaccaataatttgactattaaatttttatttttataatgcaaatttcatatgattggattcataatcaaatatattttacaatgattataagtttataatcaaaagtgatataatatatgataaataaatagtcaaagtgttgtttagaagaccgtgtcatgttccaccatgccttataaacagggaaggagggagtagttgtCAACCTCagcttcaagtttcaagaaagTATATATAGTAGCCGCACTTGTCACCGTCGATTACTACAACTTCCATGCTAATCAATGGCAGGATGTGTGTGTATAGTACTAGTTCAAGGTGTACTTTAGTTTTGATCATTTCAATAATTACAGACCAGCTGTCGCTTTTTCTTTACCCCCAGCAGCTAGCTCCCATATGTCGTCGTAGGCCTCTTTTGGCACGCATGAATTTCACAAGATTTTTGCATAATCGTTTGAATTCCCGTAGGAATCGGGGAAAATCCCTCATTCCAAATTATAGCTAGGCCACATATGTATACTTGTTTTTTGGGCCATTTTATCCTAATTCAAACTTTTGTGAATTCATTTGAAGTTCatggaaaaatatattaatatctATAGTACCAAATACCTGCGACCATCAGGACGTATTTCATGATGGATTTAATAAAACTAACTTAGTGTTGGAGACGTTGATGATGTACTTTTTTTTATAAATCTGGTCAAAAAATTAAATAATCAAGTTTCACTTAGGATGAAATTAAAACACCTTATTACCTTTTTCAACATATGGAGTAGGACTTGTCACTAGCTAATTAATATATATAGTTGTCTGCGTTTGTGCTCTCACCATGTATCGTCAAGCTAATAAGACCTCCTTTTTGCTGCTCTTTTGGGCATTTTATCCTCGCTTGGTCCAAAAAGGTAAACCCAGCAAATGCTTCGTTAATTCTAGACTGACAGGATTTGACCCGGCCGGCTACGCGATGCTAAAAATGCACGACGGGTGGGTATAGTAGTGCCACAGGGACACGAGACAAGCTCACAAGGTAGTAGgtgtggcggcgcggcgcagaggATCCCTGCAGCCTGGGGTGTGCTTTACATGATGATCATCAGCGACCTTTTTAAGGCAATGGGTGGAGGATCATGACGCACTGACAGCAGATTCTAGACCAACTGGTGTCGACGCCCCACGCCATGCCAATATGCCATGGCAATGCCAGGATGAACAGCAGCAGCGTCGTCGGAAGCAGGCATGTGGTGACAACAAGACACCAATTTAAAACTAACGCCATGGCCGCAACAACAAACACGGCGCCGGGCCACGGCCAGCTGCCTGCCTGCACTCTCTGCAGGGATCCATCCATGTCCATGTCCATGCATGAAGCTTCTCTCACTAGTCAGTCACTGTTCACCCTCTCCTCGCTGCCGCCTCACCCTACTGCCGCCTAGCTACAgtgccgccgcgctcgcgcgtcTCCCTCCCTGCTACCTCCCATGGCGTGCAAGAACGTggtcgagagagagagagctgctcTGCCGCCGGGcaggggcagcagcggcggctttCGCGGCCGGCCGGAAAGGCCACCCGACACAGGCCCTGGATTCCCGCCACGTGGAGAGGCGTGCGCCGTCCGCTGGCGCCTAGACGGCCGGGATGGCCCCACGCTACGCGCCCCCCTCGGGGTTTTAAACTCGCCCAGCTACGGCCACCACTCctagctgccgctgccgccgctcccgttccgtccccccccccccccccccccccccctctctatgactctatcttttttttttcgctTTGCCTTTTTTTCACTGCTCCTGCTCCACTCCGCCTGCAAAATCAGCTTTCCGGTGATGGCACAGGCGGATGAAAATTCCCAACAGTTTTTGAGAGTGCGTGCAACAtttcctgtctgcaacaagcaGGTACTACTCCTACACACTATAGCATGCAGTGCTTGTCCCGGCCGGCCCAAAAGATTTAATTTGCTCACCCAGCCAGCAAAGGTGCTGGATCGGAATATACTAGATGTCTCACCCATAAGTAAATCTACCATGAACTCTGAAACATTTCACAGGGTGAAGCAAGGTACATTTTTTATGCAAGGGCTtacaaattttatttttcatgcatgcatgtccacATTATTCCACAGTACTCCAATAATACTCCTAATTCTCTTGTACTCTATCTACCTCTGAATCTATATAGCAAATCAGTTGTTTCCAAGTAACACATTCATTGTGACAATATGCAAGGACACGCACATTAATGCGCTAGATATATAGTGTTAATAAGCAAGCTTAAAGTTTATGCACGAATTGGACTGAATTGAATTGTTGCAGCTTGTAGGCTCCATGCTTGTGTAGTGTACGTTACTTTTGACCACACCTAGCTAAGTGGATCTGCCTACATATATAGTGCTGCCCTTGTACTTCGGGTAGCTAATAAGTAGTACGGTACTGTGTCATTTACAATCATGTGCAAACTATAATTtcgtgaaaactcgtgcaaaccacGGTAAAAatgtcgtctaaattcaccaaaaaaatctggcatgtagatgatatgatgatatacaatgttgtaaaatatcttgtccaaactcgactttgtttgtgagatataaaaataacaaatttctaacaaatcatctggacatctttctggcttgaaatttgttatttttatatctcacaaacaaagtcgagttttgacaagatattttacaaggttgtgtaccATCATATTATCTacttgtgtaattttttttgctgaatttagacgacttatTTGTCATGGTTTGCATGGGTTTTCACGAAggctgtggtttgcactagatacatTCCCTTTTTAGAAagtagaaaaaataaataaaagagacCATGCATGCTCTGTTATTCCAACCATAGAAATATACATCTCTTCATTCATCATTTAATAAGTTACTAAAAATTGGCAAGTGTATTATTATGATGTTTTGTTATTGAAAaatatcatgcatgcatgcatgctactAGTACTGTGTAGTAGTAGGAGTATTCACCCTTCTGTTGGACATGGACAtcaaataatagaataataCACTCAGATAACTACCAACTGAACTGAACTCCCAAGTGCAGTGCATGCGAGCTGTGGGGAAGAGGAAGACGACGACCACGCTGCAAAGGTATTCTTTCTCCTGTCAGTAAAAATTCCTCCCTGTCCTCTGTCGCCATGTAGTCATGCTGTTATTGACAAGCGATCGATCGAGGCATGAAGAAGGGGGCAAGGACAGCTGCGGTAATAACTCGGCAAGGCGAGGTACAAAATGTAAAAAGGGTGGCAAAGGCAAAGCAAAACAAACTctgcaaaagaaaaggaagaaaaatacACTACcacattctctctctctctccttttcatccttttcctctctcttgctTGCATCCCTTCTCTCTTCCATCTGGTTGGGTGGACAGAGAAGGGAGCACGCCACCAAGGCaacggagagagagaggtaaGAGAGGTGAGCTGTGCGCGAGCAATAAATAGAAATTAAGGTCCGAGCCGTCTCCATGGCGGCGTTTGCAGGCGCCCTCGAATTCGTCCCCTTTCTTCCCTTCTccccatctcttcttcctcctctttatATAGCCTAACACACCTCATCTCCTCACCACCGTACCCCAAAAAGCAGCTCTCTCCGACTCTCCCTCGCTCGCTTGCGTTCTCTATACCACTACTACTCATCACAGCAGCTAACCTGCCTCCTCCCcggccctccccctcctcctcctcctcctccagataCTACttctagagagagaaagagaggctTAGACCCAAGGGGCCAAGAGAGGAAAGCAATTAAGCAAGAAGAGGCGGATTAGAGGCGAGCTTCCTATTTTCAGCAAAGGCAAGGTGAGTAGTAGCACTGATGAGTGATGAGGAGGTGCTAGTCGAGTAGTGGAGCAAGCTTCTCTCACTACTCCCACATGCATATGCCACTCATCAGCAAGCCTATCCGCATCTCCTACGCTTGCTTGCACAaatctctctctatctctatgaGCTTCTCTCTACAGATCtacgatccatccatccactacGTACTGAGCTATGTCAATCTACATACGCAGCAGCTCATCTAACCTACATACATGCCACACAACCCCATGCCCGCTGCCGTGttctgttgttgctgttgcctcTGCAGCTTCTGCAGCTGCTTTTTTCTTACTCCCAAGATCtctacttgtttttttttgctgtaGGAGACTACTAGGAGCTAGGCGAGGGAGAGAGGCTTCTTTGTGGTGCACTCTCGCTCGCTCTTCTTGATGGGTGGTGGTTGCGGCCTCGCATGGCTGGCTTCTCTCtgagaggcggcggaggaggaggtgggagaGGCGGAGACCGCGCCGGCGATCACCCGATCGGCGCCGACAGCCTGTTCCTGTACGCGCgcggggcggccgccgcggccgccgacacggcggccagcggcggcgggggcggggggatAGGGTTCCAGCTATGGCACCCGCACCAgcaggcggccgccgcgccgcacacGTCGCAGTTCTTCTCTTCCGGCGTGGCGACGGGAGTCGTGCTGGGGTTCTCCTCGCATGACGGCAGCGGTGGGATCGGAGGccctggcggcggaggcgccgggggCGGCAGGGCGGGGACGAGCTGCCAGGACTGCGGCAACAACGCCAAGAAGGACTGCGCCCACATGCGGTGCCGGACCTGCTGCCGGAGCCGCGGCTTCAGCTGCCCGACCCACGTCAAGAGCACCTGGGTCCCCGCCGCCAAGCGCCGCGAGCgccagcagcagctcgccgcgCTCTTTCGCGGCGCCGCCAACAGCAacagcgccagcgccgccgccgccgctgcggccgcgAGCAAGCGGCCGCGCGAGCTCGTCCGGTCCCTCGGCCGCTTGCCGTCGGCCAACTCCGCGATGGTCACCACCACCACTTCCTCAGGTATGCCGGCCGCCTCTTTTCAATTGCGCTGCGCACTCCACTGTCCTCCGCCGCGCCACACTGTTACGAGCGCACGGCACGGCGGCacggcatggcatggcatgacGCGTAGATTATCTAATAACCAAATGATGGCGGCGCACGACGCGGTTgcaggagacggcggcggtgggaggTTCCCGCCGGAGCTGAACGTGGAGGCGGTGTTCCGGTGCGTGCGGATCGGGCCGGTGGACGAGCCGGATGCGGAGCTCGCGTACCAGACGGCGGTGAGCATCGGCGGGCACACTTTCAAGGGGATCCTGCGCAACCACGGGCCGGCGGATGACGCGGCGGTGGGCCAGCTGCCGCCGTCCTCGGCGGAGTACCACCAGCTGACGGGGCAGGCGAGGGAAgggtcgtcgccggcggggagcagcgaggcggcggcgacggtggcgacGTCCGCGGCGGTGCTGATGGACCCGTACCCGACACCGATCGGCGCCTTCGCCGCAGGCACCCAGTTCTTCCCTCATAACCCTAGAACCTAGCTTAATTAGCTAGCTGCTGCTTCAATTCCTATCCTAGATTAATTCCTTGATGGTTTCGACCATTTACTTCCAAAAAGATGAGCATGAGAGCTaagtcgtcgtcgtcatgaTGATCAGCAAACGAATTCGAGACAAGAGATTTTAATtgttactactactactactactactactcatTCGAGTCGATGATCGATGAACACTAATGTGCGATCAATCGAGCATAATGTTGTTAGCTAGAGCTAGTACTTCTCCTTGTTGGTCAATCTTATTTCGAGCTTATAAGTTAGCCACCTTAATGCAATGCAAAGAGAAGAATTTTAAGTGTAGTTTCATTCCTCAAATGATGGGACTTGATTTGTTTTCTCCTCGATTGTTTAATTTACTCCATTTGACATGCAGCATGTGATTAGTTAGTGATACTGTATAGTATCATCTAGTTTATTATAAGGCTAATCCTCCCATGAGTatagttatatatataattaagtaGCTCCTACTACACTAGTACTACTATACGTAGATCACAATGTGCTTGCCTGCATTAATCAATCTGCTGCTTTTTTGTTTGAAATAAACAATCTGCTGCTTTTGTATGTATTATGTACATGCATGGGGAAGCTTCTCTCTCTGGATTTGCATTGTGTGTAAAGTTGGCCGTTTCTTGCATTGGTGCTTTTTATATGATTTGTTGCATGTTTTGGGCTCTACCgatgatgcatgttttgttccTCCAGTTTGGTTCTTTTTAAGCAACTTGCTGTTCTACCTTGGGATGGATGAGCAATCAGCTTCTGCTTGCTCCATAACATGGGAAAGTACAGCAGTATTTCTATGCATTTTTGCAGGGATTGATGTGGCTTTTGGATTAGTTCCTTTGGCTAATCTCCACGATGCTGCCCTTGCAACGTCTTggcctctctctcccctcctccgATCCATTTCTCTCTCTAGAGTACATAGTGACCTTGTCACACCACTGTTTCTCTTTTCCTAGGGGTACTATTTGCAATATTCTTTTGGTGAAGTGACGTAGATCAATGTTGCAATTCTTTAACAATAAAAAAGGAAATCACCATATACCAGTCACATggaatgatggaagaatgtcAACAATGTACATGATTTGTCGTTTAAAGAAAAAATGTGCATATGGCTTATACTCTCTTGAAAAAGCTTTAGGGTTGATCCAGCCTAGGCATTAGTCTCTGAGTTCACAGCCAGAATAACATGCCTTCACTTGACAAATTAAACACTTCTCATCACTTTCAATTGATAACTATACTTGGGCCATGCTCATGTGTGTTACCCACCCATAAATTTTGAACAAAAACAAAAGGAGTACGGCGTTCTGGAGTTTGGTATGTGATCTCTTGTCCTAGCTTCACTGCTCTGTAAAATTTGATAGCTCGGCCGGCCTACATGTAGAGTGGTACAGTGTGTACAGTCCTTGTGCCATATCTAGCTGTAGAGCCACATCTCTACTTTGTTTGTTCCTTTTCCCCTTCGTCTAGCTCACATCTCTACTATATACTTTCCTCtattttcaagaaaaaacaGAGAGCTTTTACATGCGTGACATACTGACATGCTGTAATTTGGACACCAAGGATTATTGTTAACGCAGTTCTATAGCCCAATTAATCAAGAGAAGATCAGAAAGTTCATGCATGCTCCTTTGttgtgcatacatttgatttttttttctctcacacaGTGGCGTACACATCATCTACATTTGTTCATAATTGTTAGCACATTTATAGATGCCCTTTATTGGATCTAAGTTTTGTATGTGGTGTATATTCAAAGTTATTAGCATGTATAACTAATTATGTTTCGTGCTTGTCGTCCCTTCTATTCTCCCTTAATTCACTTACTAGTGATCTAGCTATATATATTTGCATTCATACATGACTTAAATTCTAGTAAATAATGGTGCTTACATAATATTGATGATCTTGCAAGTACCTAATTAAGTCGCGGCAAAAGTTACTTTACTTTTTTAGGAATAATTGGAGTTGAACATAAATAAATTAATACTAGTAGTGTACTCAGATGCAGGCATATATCTTATTGGAGATGCTTCAAATTAAATTAGGTCATTTAGTTAAATACCGAAATGCTAGAATTTCTTACGAAAGCTATGCAGTTTTATATTAGAAGAGAACATCCATCCCTGGGATAACATCTCATTTAGTAATACTGTGCAAACTAACAACACGAACATTATTGCTCCATtgctgtcggtgtcccgacccgggggcctggatcccaactagtaaatattgcgtgttttctcgtcccagatgatgatgcaagaggcaacacagtaacgcacggtttatcctggttccggccacgaggccgtacgtccagcaaagggggtgtgcgagggcactgtattatcttgcacccgacatgcttgtagtagggggtacaagcaaagcgagagagggaggaaggctcccaagtctctgctagaagaggggttgaacGGGCGAATAGGGATGCCGGAGCGCGGGTGATGATGGATCTCGTCTAGGAGCGTTCTAGTGTCCTCCGAGAGAGAGCGTAAGAGAGCGTGAGTCCGAGAGCGAGAGTCCGCGTAAAGGAAgtctgcctcctccttttatagtcacaaggaggggcggcgcacatgagtgggggcgtggaagtcgtcgttttcccccgaatcgcggggtacagtgaccgaatactgtaggaagtacactgtaggGCATGGCGTCAGGCGCGGCAGTCATCCTGGATATCATCCTTGGTCCTGCGGCAGTCAAAAGTTGTTATATTTTAGAATGGACGTACTATCGTAGAAGCATATATGAGCTATAGAACGAATTTTTGTAAAATCTAGAACACCATAACAAAGCATAACTTGGTCAGATTTGGCCAATATATGAACTGTGCTCTATATATGTGTGGCTATCTACCTTGAATTATAGGATGTGAAACCCTTATCAGTCGATAAAGCCTTGATTTGTTCTCTCAATTACAAGGAAATGTGCATGCGCATAAACCAGCTATACATGCATGCACACGACAAGTTGTGCTTCCAATCTTACGGTTATATATAGGAAGTCTTGAAACATGGACACTGCACTATTTTTCAGCAATTTAAATAATATTAATGCTCTAACAAAGATCCTGATGATACCAAATAAGAGtataaaaaattgagaaaaaataTAATGTCTTCGATCGTTGGATGTATCGTGGCCAGAGAATGAATTGCCCAGTATTTACCAAATGACCACACCGTAGAATCAAGCTTGAGAGAGTATTGTAACTAAGAAGAATATATATATCTTAACTAATAGCTGTCGAGTCCCTTGCCGGCAATTGCATTATTGTGTTAGTCAATGCCCAAGCTAATCCTTTATCTTATTTTCTTATGAAGCAGGCAGGGAAAAATTTGCTGCTGATCTGATTTATTATATATAGTCGTCACCCAACCTAATCTAGCTCAGATTTGTGAAAATGACATAacattatgcaattaaatcttctagtttgattgatgatttgatgtATCGTAGGCACAATACGTTTGTGCTCTCTCTTTTGgctgacatgcatgcatgtgcgaATTACTTGTCTACTCATTATATTGTTTAGGTAGCTAGctaaacatgcatgcatgcttgttGTAGATGAAAATAAGGTAGATATGTGTATGCTTCTATGTACTTCTTCCAATAGTAAATACAAGTAGCTTTAGTGCGTATATGTGAGCATATGCATTTGTAGTACTAATGCCTttcgtaaaaaaaaaactagttccaatccttttttttcaatttcaGCCACCAAATATAATAAAAAAAGTTTGATTGATAATGTAAAATTAATGTTGGTACattaatcatgaaaaatattttcataacaTATATGATCCTTCTTGTTTAGATATATATTGTGCATATTTTGGTAGAAGATGATATTACTATTTCATCATGTAGATTGTGTTGATGTGCTAAACTTATGATCTGAGTAAATAATATGATGACTCCATCTACGCTTTCTTCTGTTTTTTTAACAGTTAGATCGGATCAAATGAATTATTATATTATATGGAAAATATAGTTCCACCATTGGTAACAGTTATCAAATTTGTGTGCCACATATATACGAGTGTATTTTCAAATCCAATGGACCAATTACATGATTTACATATATTCATGTATTAACAAAACACATAAGAACTTAAGGAAAATTAAATTTCTACAAAAGGAGCGTCCACTTAGGTCTCACATGCACATGTGTGCGTGATCTTGATTTTAACCTGCTAACAATATATACTACCTTTTTCCTGTTGTATGTAGTAGAGAAATAGTAGCTAGCACTAAAATGAATAGCCGTGTCTTTCGCCACTTTACATCCAATTGAAGGTCATTTTCTTGTGATGAATACACACCTATACGGATATATATCTCCCTAGCTACTTATAGGGTCCTAACGTTCTACCAGCAGAATATTCAGTTTCTATGATCTCAATATATAGTCTCCGTTATGCATTTATAGACGTTGCGAATTCAACACCCTACATAGTTCAATTGACGTAGCCCATTGAGCAATTAAGGTTGCATTATACCATCCTCTCACATAAAAAATGCACGCTAGCATATATGCCTAACTAATTCGACCAACCATACGAATCCGATTTTGCCCTTTTTGAAGAAGTGgactataaaaaaaattaaaaaaaaaacaaaagcagTTGATGTGTATTGGTCATATACATTGGTGCACAACACATAGAAGCCCCCAATTacacatctccatctccatctcatACATGGGAGGAGGAAAGTGACATGCATGATGAGTTAGGCCTTGTTAGATTTTGTGGACCACTTGACCCTCTTCGGCAACAAAGTTTTGACCTCCTCTTTCATGAGCAAGCAAGAGATAGCTGCTAAGCTAGCTCTCTTCCCTTCCTTTGCGACCTTCAGAATCCTGCTGCAGCAAAAGAAGGAATCGAACCTAACAATAAAAATTTATTGGGCCAATGCTATCCACACCTAACACCCTGCCCTGATCTATATATGTGTACAACCACAGCTACATGTCTAGGGGCCTGATTGCAAATATTCATTTATTCCCAGTTGAGATTTGTAGTCTCCATAGTACACTGGGCAGTGGGCCCGGTGGGTGCCATCTTGGGTCCTCCCAGTCAGCTTGTCTGTGCTTTCATAGGTGCAGGAATTTCACTGCATGGAGGAAGTGTGTAGTGCTGAGCTAGCTAAGCTTGTTAGGTTAAGGACAAC comes from Panicum virgatum strain AP13 chromosome 4K, P.virgatum_v5, whole genome shotgun sequence and encodes:
- the LOC120704467 gene encoding protein SHI RELATED SEQUENCE 1-like; the protein is MAGFSLRGGGGGGGRGGDRAGDHPIGADSLFLYARGAAAAAADTAASGGGGGGIGFQLWHPHQQAAAAPHTSQFFSSGVATGVVLGFSSHDGSGGIGGPGGGGAGGGRAGTSCQDCGNNAKKDCAHMRCRTCCRSRGFSCPTHVKSTWVPAAKRRERQQQLAALFRGAANSNSASAAAAAAAASKRPRELVRSLGRLPSANSAMVTTTTSSGDGGGGRFPPELNVEAVFRCVRIGPVDEPDAELAYQTAVSIGGHTFKGILRNHGPADDAAVGQLPPSSAEYHQLTGQAREGSSPAGSSEAAATVATSAAVLMDPYPTPIGAFAAGTQFFPHNPRT